One Virgibacillus proomii DNA window includes the following coding sequences:
- a CDS encoding YkvI family membrane protein: MVNAGLKWMFLIIGTTIGAGYASGRELWQFFGHESGLAIILFALFFTICCIVIMTISHEQRSTHYLPVLREIVGVRLTGVYDVMIFVYLFTTTVIMIAGSGATSQAFNFSYWWGISIIIIALIILFLKGINGLLSMNQFILPLLLTGLLFVLLWFTYDQKLDLFSHWHEQRNWIAAFPFTALNILPLIAVLGAIGNKVQSKQEIWIASVGSGLILGVISFIYNNSLIQIADEILLYEIPLFAIMKNYPFQMLVFMSILLWFAIFTTAAAGVLGIVTRIQDYIQQPIWLLVCLTLATMIPLTALGFSTLIEYLYPIYGILNLYVLTRLLFFPIWNKIDNKKAS, translated from the coding sequence ATGGTTAATGCAGGATTGAAATGGATGTTTTTAATCATTGGAACAACAATCGGTGCCGGTTATGCTTCTGGAAGGGAATTATGGCAATTTTTTGGGCATGAAAGTGGACTAGCAATTATTCTATTTGCCCTCTTTTTTACAATTTGTTGTATTGTTATTATGACGATTAGCCATGAGCAAAGATCAACCCATTACTTGCCAGTTTTACGTGAAATTGTCGGTGTAAGATTGACGGGAGTATATGATGTTATGATTTTTGTTTATTTATTTACCACAACAGTAATAATGATAGCAGGTAGTGGAGCAACATCTCAGGCGTTTAACTTTTCATATTGGTGGGGTATAAGTATAATAATTATTGCTTTAATTATTTTGTTTTTAAAAGGGATCAATGGACTTTTATCAATGAATCAATTTATTCTGCCATTGCTATTAACCGGACTATTATTTGTACTATTATGGTTTACATATGATCAAAAGCTTGATTTATTTTCACATTGGCATGAGCAACGTAATTGGATAGCGGCTTTTCCGTTTACGGCTCTTAATATCCTTCCATTGATAGCGGTATTAGGTGCAATTGGAAATAAAGTCCAGTCAAAACAAGAAATTTGGATTGCTTCGGTTGGCAGTGGACTCATATTAGGAGTTATTTCTTTTATTTATAATAATAGTTTAATTCAGATCGCTGATGAAATATTATTGTACGAGATTCCATTATTTGCAATTATGAAGAATTATCCGTTTCAAATGCTTGTTTTTATGAGTATTCTATTGTGGTTTGCTATTTTTACCACAGCAGCAGCCGGAGTTCTAGGCATTGTTACAAGAATACAGGATTATATTCAACAGCCTATATGGTTGCTTGTTTGCCTTACCTTAGCTACAATGATTCCATTAACAGCATTAGGATTTTCAACATTGATTGAATATCTATATCCAATCTATGGAATTTTAAATCTATACGTATTAACAAGACTGTTATTCTTTCCGATTTGGAACAAAATAGATAACAAAAAAGCATCATAA
- the yyaC gene encoding spore protease YyaC: MNLKNTFDNRRKNYRMHHSDPKLIPLMLEHMISWMPQVPREYVVLSIGTDRSTGDSLGPLVGSFIAEKKLKHISIYGTLDNPVHATNLTEYINRIEATYHHPFIIAIDACLGKATSVGQIIAGKGAIKPGAALNKPLPPIGDIHITGVVNISGFMEYSVLQNTRLNLVMTMARSIAELLNELDQRLTFRKTSPAIITQGSNSSIS, translated from the coding sequence ATGAATTTAAAAAACACATTTGATAATAGAAGGAAGAATTATCGCATGCATCATAGTGATCCTAAGCTCATTCCTTTAATGCTGGAACACATGATTTCTTGGATGCCACAGGTACCACGTGAATATGTCGTTTTATCTATAGGTACTGATCGTTCAACAGGCGATTCTTTAGGGCCGCTGGTTGGAAGCTTCATTGCAGAGAAAAAACTAAAACATATATCCATATATGGTACATTAGATAATCCAGTTCATGCAACTAACTTAACAGAATATATAAACCGTATTGAAGCAACATATCATCATCCGTTTATTATTGCAATCGATGCTTGTTTAGGAAAAGCAACTTCAGTGGGGCAAATTATTGCCGGAAAAGGTGCAATCAAACCGGGTGCTGCACTGAATAAACCATTACCACCAATCGGGGATATTCATATTACAGGTGTTGTCAATATTAGTGGATTTATGGAGTATTCCGTTTTACAAAACACGAGACTTAACCTTGTGATGACAATGGCTCGATCTATCGCTGAACTTTTAAACGAATTAGATCAGCGTTTAACATTCAGAAAAACTTCCCCTGCCATTATTACGCAAGGATCGAATTCTTCCATTAGCTAA
- the rpsR gene encoding 30S ribosomal protein S18: protein MAARRGRAKRRKVCYFTANGITHIDYKDVDLLRRFISERGKILPRRVTGTSAKYQRKLTKAIKRARTMALLPYVND from the coding sequence ATGGCGGCTCGTCGTGGACGCGCAAAGCGTCGTAAAGTGTGTTACTTTACAGCGAACGGAATTACACACATTGATTACAAAGATGTTGATTTGCTAAGACGTTTTATTTCCGAACGTGGAAAAATTCTTCCTCGTCGTGTAACTGGAACCTCTGCAAAATATCAACGTAAGCTAACAAAAGCAATTAAGCGTGCTCGTACAATGGCATTATTGCCATATGTTAACGATTAA
- a CDS encoding mechanosensitive ion channel family protein produces the protein MKLSQNKIENEVEKGIDNVNNQLTGFWKYITGPELWWAVVEGIISIIVILLLAYTAVRISRKLVDRLFKKREKGPIRISERRENTLKKLIKNVIKYVVYFIALIMILDGVFGFKVGALIAGAGVAGLAIGFGAQNLVRDVISGFFIIFEDQFSVGDYVKVSGIEGTVEEIGLRTTKVLSWTGEMHILPNGNITQVVNYSVHNGLAIVDVNVPYENSVDDAERLINEVAATLPDKYDFLVGTPEIIGVQNLAASHFVIRVITETLPGFQWAGERNIRRDIQDYLYRNGIEIPAQRIVMYSREQKENMLDKSQMQQLQSNSHLQRAHPDDDEPEQSQEGDR, from the coding sequence ATGAAGCTATCTCAGAACAAAATAGAAAATGAAGTAGAAAAAGGAATAGATAATGTAAATAACCAATTAACAGGCTTTTGGAAATATATAACCGGACCAGAATTATGGTGGGCTGTAGTGGAGGGTATCATTAGCATTATCGTTATTCTCCTTTTAGCCTATACAGCAGTGCGAATTAGTCGCAAGCTAGTAGATCGTTTGTTTAAAAAACGAGAAAAAGGCCCAATTCGTATCTCCGAACGCCGTGAAAATACATTAAAAAAATTAATTAAAAATGTTATAAAATATGTTGTATATTTTATTGCTCTTATAATGATACTTGATGGGGTATTTGGCTTCAAAGTAGGTGCATTAATAGCAGGTGCAGGAGTTGCTGGTTTGGCAATCGGTTTTGGTGCCCAAAACCTCGTTCGAGATGTTATCTCAGGCTTCTTCATTATTTTTGAAGATCAATTTTCTGTAGGTGATTATGTCAAAGTCTCCGGTATAGAAGGTACAGTAGAAGAAATAGGTTTACGTACAACCAAAGTGTTAAGCTGGACAGGCGAAATGCATATTTTACCCAATGGAAATATAACACAAGTCGTTAATTATTCTGTCCATAACGGATTAGCTATCGTAGATGTTAATGTTCCATATGAAAATAGTGTCGATGATGCAGAAAGATTAATTAATGAAGTTGCAGCAACGTTACCAGATAAATATGACTTTCTGGTTGGAACACCGGAGATTATTGGGGTACAAAATCTCGCAGCCTCCCACTTTGTGATTCGTGTAATAACGGAAACACTACCTGGTTTTCAGTGGGCGGGGGAGCGTAATATTCGACGTGATATCCAGGATTATTTATACAGAAATGGTATTGAAATTCCTGCTCAACGGATAGTCATGTATTCACGAGAACAAAAGGAAAATATGTTAGATAAAAGTCAAATGCAACAATTACAATCAAATTCACACCTGCAAAGAGCTCATCCAGACGATGATGAACCAGAACAGTCTCAAGAAGGCGATCGATAA
- a CDS encoding DUF951 domain-containing protein → MEGKQFGLHDVVQMKKPHPCGENRWRIIRMGMDIRIKCLGCDHSVMIPRKQFEKKMKKVLERKEQ, encoded by the coding sequence ATGGAAGGAAAACAATTTGGACTTCATGACGTTGTACAAATGAAAAAGCCCCACCCATGTGGAGAAAATCGGTGGAGAATTATTCGAATGGGAATGGATATCCGTATTAAATGCTTAGGTTGTGATCATAGTGTTATGATTCCAAGAAAGCAGTTTGAGAAAAAAATGAAGAAAGTATTAGAAAGAAAAGAGCAGTAG
- the rpsF gene encoding 30S ribosomal protein S6, with protein MRKYEIMYIIRPDMEEEAQTALIERFKGILTENGAEIEKVDEVGKKRLAYEINDYRDGYYVIINFSSDEQAISEFNRLAKFSDDIIRHIIVREDDQ; from the coding sequence ATGAGAAAATATGAAATCATGTATATCATCCGCCCAGACATGGAAGAGGAAGCGCAAACAGCTTTAATTGAGCGTTTCAAAGGAATTCTTACTGAAAATGGCGCGGAGATTGAAAAAGTTGATGAAGTAGGCAAGAAACGTCTTGCATATGAAATCAATGACTATCGTGATGGATACTATGTAATCATTAACTTCAGTAGTGATGAACAAGCTATTAGCGAGTTTAATCGTCTTGCGAAGTTTTCTGATGATATTATTCGTCATATTATCGTTCGAGAAGATGATCAATAA
- the modA gene encoding molybdate ABC transporter substrate-binding protein, which yields MKRVLFLMLSLIILAGCAMSEEDELFQKSNKKNTIYISAATSLEDALPEIITAFEKKHPYITVEVTYASSGQLASKIQQGAPVDLFLSANYEWVDVLNKEGLIIKNSLKKFIGNDLVLITNADSQFDLLKLEDLKFIPFDQLALGDPVSVPSGNYAKEALESAGLWEDLKDKYLFLKDVHQVVDYVESNKAELGIVYASDTHQNEQIRVIKEINKDLHSPIQYYTGITSYSTNHHDAETFIDYLQSEQTAKIFESYGFKKLSVEK from the coding sequence ATGAAACGCGTTTTATTTCTGATGCTTAGCTTAATTATATTAGCTGGTTGTGCTATGAGTGAGGAAGATGAGCTCTTTCAAAAATCCAATAAGAAAAATACCATATATATATCTGCTGCTACGAGCTTAGAGGATGCACTGCCAGAAATAATCACAGCCTTTGAAAAAAAGCATCCCTATATTACTGTGGAAGTTACTTATGCCAGCTCTGGTCAGCTTGCTAGCAAAATTCAACAAGGTGCTCCTGTCGATTTATTTTTATCAGCAAATTATGAATGGGTTGATGTGTTAAATAAAGAAGGATTAATTATAAAAAATTCCTTAAAAAAATTTATTGGGAATGATCTTGTATTAATTACTAATGCCGATAGTCAATTTGATTTATTGAAATTAGAGGATTTAAAATTTATACCGTTTGACCAACTTGCTCTTGGCGATCCTGTTAGTGTCCCTTCCGGAAATTATGCAAAAGAAGCATTGGAATCTGCTGGCTTATGGGAAGACCTTAAAGATAAATATTTATTTTTAAAAGATGTCCATCAAGTCGTTGATTATGTTGAAAGTAATAAAGCAGAGCTAGGGATTGTTTATGCTTCGGACACTCATCAGAATGAACAAATCCGTGTAATCAAGGAAATAAATAAAGACTTACATTCTCCTATTCAATATTATACAGGTATTACCTCATATAGTACGAATCATCATGATGCAGAAACATTTATTGACTACTTACAATCTGAGCAAACTGCTAAGATCTTTGAATCCTATGGCTTTAAAAAATTATCTGTTGAAAAATAA
- the ychF gene encoding redox-regulated ATPase YchF yields the protein MSLTAGIVGLPNVGKSTLFNAITQAGAEAANYPFATIDPNVGIVEVPDERLNKLTELVKPKKTVPTTFEFTDIAGIVKGASKGEGLGNQFLSHIRQVDAICQVVRCFQDDNITHVSGKVDPVDDMDTINLELILADLETINKRLQRVEKLARQKEKTAVLEYDVLLKLKTGLEEEKPARALQFTEEQRKLVKGLHLLTSKPMLYVANVSEDEVTDPDANENVQKVKEYAIKEDAEVIVVCAKIEEEISELDPGEKKLFLDELGITESGLDQLIKASYHLLGLATYFTAGEQEVRAWTFRKGIKAPQAAGIIHTDFERGFIRAETVSYEDLLAAGSMAKARENGKVRLEGKEYIVQDGDVIHFRFNV from the coding sequence ATGTCATTAACAGCAGGAATTGTTGGACTTCCAAATGTTGGTAAATCAACATTGTTTAATGCTATTACTCAAGCTGGGGCAGAAGCAGCAAATTATCCATTTGCTACGATTGACCCTAATGTTGGAATTGTGGAAGTACCCGACGAACGCTTAAATAAATTAACGGAATTAGTAAAACCAAAAAAAACAGTACCAACGACATTTGAATTCACAGATATTGCTGGTATTGTGAAGGGGGCTAGTAAAGGAGAAGGGTTAGGAAACCAGTTTTTATCACATATTCGTCAAGTAGATGCAATTTGTCAGGTTGTCCGCTGTTTTCAAGATGATAACATTACCCATGTCTCTGGAAAAGTAGATCCAGTTGATGATATGGATACGATTAATTTAGAATTAATCCTTGCAGATTTAGAAACTATAAATAAACGCTTACAACGAGTAGAGAAGCTGGCACGTCAAAAGGAAAAGACGGCGGTTTTAGAATATGATGTTCTCCTGAAATTAAAAACAGGGTTAGAAGAAGAAAAACCTGCAAGAGCACTACAATTTACAGAAGAACAACGTAAACTAGTGAAGGGTTTGCATCTTCTTACGAGTAAACCAATGCTTTATGTTGCAAACGTTAGTGAAGATGAAGTAACGGATCCTGATGCCAATGAAAACGTACAGAAAGTAAAGGAATATGCGATTAAAGAGGATGCGGAAGTGATTGTCGTCTGTGCGAAGATTGAAGAAGAAATTTCTGAACTAGATCCGGGAGAGAAGAAGCTGTTCTTAGATGAATTAGGAATTACGGAATCAGGTTTAGATCAATTGATTAAGGCATCTTATCATTTATTAGGCTTAGCTACTTATTTTACAGCTGGAGAACAAGAGGTACGAGCTTGGACATTTCGTAAAGGAATTAAAGCGCCACAAGCAGCGGGTATTATTCATACTGATTTTGAACGAGGTTTTATCCGTGCAGAGACAGTTTCTTATGAAGATTTATTAGCAGCTGGTTCGATGGCTAAAGCCAGAGAAAATGGGAAAGTAAGGTTAGAAGGAAAAGAATATATCGTACAAGATGGCGATGTTATTCATTTCCGATTTAATGTTTAA
- the ssb gene encoding single-stranded DNA-binding protein: MLNRVVLVGRLTKDPDLRYTPSGVAVANFTLAVNRPFSNQQGNREADFINCVVWRRAAENLANYMKKGSMVGVDGRLQTRRFEGQDGKTVFVTEVVADSVQFLESKGSSQGGGQSSSGFQPNRNQSPYEPNQFEPNDQDNPFSNNGEPIEISDDDLPF; the protein is encoded by the coding sequence ATGTTAAATCGTGTCGTACTTGTCGGCAGGTTGACGAAGGATCCTGATTTACGTTATACCCCAAGTGGAGTAGCTGTAGCTAATTTTACGCTTGCAGTAAACCGTCCTTTTTCAAATCAGCAAGGAAATAGAGAAGCTGACTTTATCAATTGTGTCGTCTGGCGTAGAGCAGCAGAGAATCTTGCTAATTATATGAAAAAAGGAAGCATGGTAGGAGTTGACGGACGTTTACAAACTCGTCGTTTTGAAGGACAGGATGGCAAGACTGTTTTTGTAACCGAAGTCGTAGCAGACAGTGTACAGTTTTTGGAATCAAAAGGCTCCTCGCAAGGTGGGGGACAAAGCTCATCAGGATTTCAACCAAATAGAAACCAGAGCCCATATGAACCTAATCAATTTGAACCTAATGATCAAGACAATCCATTTAGTAATAATGGAGAGCCTATTGAAATATCAGATGATGACTTACCATTCTAA